The Cucumis melo cultivar AY chromosome 6, USDA_Cmelo_AY_1.0, whole genome shotgun sequence genome includes a region encoding these proteins:
- the LOC103500118 gene encoding uncharacterized protein LOC103500118 translates to MADKFHHLPFHSIDSRSLLLHQNSAATDHPISLHLTPEPFSMERGPRYKAYAELRESKLRFRNAMYRHDEHPEKSTPPPKKQIKFLGSETVRKRSATVAQSVPDFSAVLRKENRKPPPGMLSPVMEMTPPGKTWGKNMGGLSTNSRGSKSASAGEKRGGGLTTVRKSYAGFEELKGFSTATAKAINGENRKGGRKGKTVLGSRQV, encoded by the coding sequence ATGGCCGACAAATTCCACCACCTCCCCTTCCACTCCATCGACTCCAGATCCCTCCTCCTCCACCAGAACTCCGCCGCCACCGACCACCCCATTTCTCTCCACCTCACACCTGAGCCTTTCTCCATGGAAAGAGGCCCAAGGTACAAAGCCTACGCAGAGCTCAGAGAATCCAAGCTCCGCTTCAGAAACGCCATGTATCGCCACGATGAACACCCAGAGAAGTCCACCCCCCCGCCCAAGAAGCAAATTAAATTTCTGGGTTCGGAGACTGTAAGGAAAAGGTCCGCTACGGTGGCGCAATCGGTGCCGGATTTCTCTGCAGTGCTAAGAAAGGAGAATAGAAAGCCGCCGCCGGGAATGTTGTCGCCAGTGATGGAGATGACGCCCCCAGGGAAGACGTGGGGGAAGAATATGGGGGGATTGTCGACGAATTCGAGGGGGAGTAAGTCGGCGAGCGCGGGGGAGAAAAGGGGCGGCGGATTGACGACAGTGAGGAAAAGCTACGCTGGATTTGAGGAGCTGAAGGGGTTTTCTACCGCGACGGCCAAAGCTATTAATGGTGAAAATAGGAAAGGGGGAAGGAAAGGAAAAACTGTATTGGGGAGTAGACAAGTTTAa
- the LOC127149733 gene encoding uncharacterized protein LOC127149733 — protein sequence MEIMIDATAGHEALSFMDGSSGYNQIRMALEDEEKTAFRTPKGIYCYKVMPFGLKNAGATYQRAMQRIFDDMLHKHVECYVDDLVVKSKKKCDHLKDLKLVLDRLRKYQLRMNPLKCAFGVTSGKFLGFIVRHRGIEVDHSKIDAIQKMPSPKNLHELRRLQGRLAYIRRFISNLAGRCQPFQRLMRKDAVFDWDQSCQNAFDSIKKYLLNPPVLSAPATGKPLILYIAAQETSLGALLAQENDKGKECALYYLSRTLTGAELNYSPIEKMCLALFFAIDKLRHYMQAFTIHLVAKADPVKYILSRPVISGRLAKWAIILQQYDIVYIPQKAVKGQALADFLADHPVPSNWKLCDDLPDEEVLFVESMEPWLMFFDGAARRSGAGVGIVFISPEKHMLPYSFTLGELCSNNVAEYQAFIIGLQMASEFGIKCIEIFGDSKLIINQLSYQYEVKHQDLKPYFSYARRLMDRFDSIILEHIPRSENKKADALANLATALTVSEDIPINISLCQKWIVPSIESQYEEADVISVYAIDEEDWRQPIIDYLEHGKLPTDPRHRAEIRRRAARFIYYKDTLYRRSYEGLLLRCLGKEESTKALEEAHSGICGAHQSGPKLQYQLKRMGYYWPTMIHDSMHFAKHCEACQFHANFIHQPPEPLHPTIASWPFEAWGLDLVGPITPKSTAGHSYILAGTDYFSKWAEAVPLREAKKENIVNFVQTHIIYRYGIPHRIVTDNGRQFANTLMDKLCEKFNFKQFKSSMYNAAANGLAEAFNKTLCSLLKKVVSKTKRDWQEKIGEALWAYRTTHRTPTGVTPYSLVYGVEAVLPLEREIPSLRMAIQEGLTTEDNARLRLEELEALDEKRLEAQQALECYQARMSKAFDKQVRPRSFQVGDLVLAVRRPIITTRHTGNKFTPKWDGPYIVKEVFTNGAYKIIDQDGLRIGPINGRFLKKFYA from the coding sequence ATGGAAATCATGATAGATGCAACTGCAGGGCATGAAGCTTTATCTTTCATGGATGGGTCGTCAGGATATAATCAGATTAGAATGGCTCTAGAGGACGAGGAGAAAACAGCATTCCGAACTCCAAAAGGTATATACTGTTATAAGGTAATGCCTTTCGGATTGAAAAATGCAGGTGCTACATATCAGCGCGCTATGCAAAGGATCTTTGATGATATGTTGCATAAACACGTTGAATGTTATGTTGACGATCTCGTAGTCAAGTCCAAGAAGAAATGCGATCACTTGAAAGACCTAAAACTGGTACTTGATCGCCTCAGAAAATATCAACTAAGAATGAACCCTCTCAAGTGTGCATTTGGTGTAACTTCAGGGAAGTTTTTGGGATTTATAGTGAGACATCGCGGCATCGAAGTTGATCACTCAAAAATTGATGCTATCCAGAAGATGCCAAGTCCGAAGAACCTGCACGAATTGAGACGATTGCAAGGTCGCTTGGCTTACATTAGAAGGTTTATATCTAATCTTGCAGGTCGATGTCAACCGTTCCAGAGACTAATGAGGAAGGATGCAGTCTTTGATTGGGACCAGTCATGCCAAAATGCatttgatagcataaagaagTATCTGCTCAACCCTCCGGTCTTAAGTGCGCCTGCAACTGGAAAACCATTAATATTGTATATTGCGGCTCAAGAGACTTCACTCGGGGCATTACTTGCACAAGAAAATGATAAGGGTAAGGAATGCGCACTCTACTATCTAAGTAGAACTCTGACAGGAGCTGAATTAAATTATTCTCCAATTGAAAAAATGTGTCTCGCCCTCTTCTTTGCAATAGATAAACTGAGACATTATATGCAAGCCTTCACTATACACTTGGTGGCAAAAGCTGATCCTGTCAAATATATATTATCGAGGCCAGTCATCTCGGGACGCCTCGCGAAGTGGGCTATTATACTCCAACAATACGACATTGTATATATCCCCCAAAAAGCAGTAAAGGGCCAAGCATTAGCAGATTTCCTGGCTGATCATCCAGTTCCATCAAATTGGAAGTTATGTGACGACTTACCCGATGAGGAAGTATTGTTTGTTGAAAGCATGGAGCCTTGGCTCATGTTCTTTGATGGTGCGGCACGAAGAAGTGGAGCTGGTGTTGGCATTGTCTTCATTTCTCCTGAGAAACATATGTTGCCATATAGCTTCACACTCGGTGAATTGTGTTCAAATAATGTTGCCGAGTACCAAGCCTTCATTATCGGTCTCCAAATGGCTTCAGAATTTGGGATAAAGTGCATAGAAATATTCGGCGATTCGAAGTTAATCATAAATCAGCTCTCTTATCAGTATGAGGTAAAACATCAAGACTTGAAGCCTTACTTTAGTTATGCTAGAAGATTGATGGACAGATTCGACAGCATAATATTGGAGCATATACCGAGATCAGAAAACAAGAAAGCTGATGCACTTGCAAATCTAGCCACTGCTTTAACAGTCTCGGAAGATATACCAATAAACATTTCCCTTTGCCAAAAATGGATTGTGCCTTCAATTGAAAGTCAATACGAAGAAGCTGATGTGATATCTGTATATgcaattgatgaagaagattggcGCCAACccattatagactatttggaGCATGGAAAACTTCCCACCGATCCTCGACATAGAGCTGAAATACGTAGAAGAGCTGCGcgatttatttattacaaagacACACTTTACAGACGCTCATATGAGGGACTTCTACTGCGATGCCTAGGAAAAGAGGAATCGACAAAGGCCTTAGAGGAAGCTCATTCAGGTATTTGTGGTGCCCACCAGTCTGGTCCAAAGCTCCAATATCAGTTGAAAAGAATGGGTTACTATTGGCCTACCATGATCCACGATTCGATGCATTTTGCGAAGCATTGTGAGGCTTGTCAATTCCATGCAAATTTTATACATCAGCCACCAGAACCGCTCCATCCAACAATAGCTTCATGGCCTTTTGAAGCTTGGGGACTCGACCTGGTTGGACCTATCACGCCTAAATCAACGGCTGGTCATTCTTACATCCTTGCAGGAActgattatttttctaaatgggCTGAAGCCGTGCCATTAAGAGAAGCAAAGAAGGAAAACATTGTAAATTTCGTTCAGACACACATCATTTACAGATATGGTATTCCTCATCGCATCGTAACTGATAATGGAAGACAATTCGCTAACACTTTGATGGACAAGCTATGCGAAAAATTTAACTTCAAACAGTTCAAGTCTTCTATGTACAATGCTGCAGCAAATGGATTGGCAGAAGCATTCAACAAAACTTTGTGCAGTCTGCTTAAAAAGGTGGTCTCTAAGACAAAAAGAGATTGGCAAGAAAAGATTGGGGAAGCATTGTGGGCCTACAGAACTACCCATCGTACTCCTACGGGTGTTACACCCTATTCCTTAGTTTATGGCGTTGAAGCAGTACTCCCACTAGAAAGAGAAATTCCTTCCTTAAGAATGGCTATTCAAGAAGGGCTAACTACTGAAGACAATGCTAGATTACGCCTTGAAGAGTTGGAAGCACTTGACGAAAAGAGACTGGAAGCTCAACAAGCACTCGAATGTTATCAAGCACGAATGTCAAAAGCCTTTGACAAACAGGTAAGGCCCCGATCATTTCAAGTTGGTGACTTAGTGCTCGCAGTAAGAAGACCTATTATCACGACAAGGCATACGGGaaataagttcacacctaaatgggacggaccctacattgtcaaagaagtttTCACGAATGGAGCATACAAAATCATTGATCAAGACGGATTACGAATTGGCCCAATCAACGGCAGATTTCTCAAGAAGTTTTATGCTTAA